The Bacteroidales bacterium region GAACATTCCAGAATATATGCTTTTTATAACAGCGGAAATTGGGAAGTATACATTTCATCATCAGATTTGCTTACCAGAAATTTAAGAAGACGTGTTGAAGCTCTTATTCCTGTATGTAATAAAGAATTAATAAATGAAATTATTGAGCTGTTACAAATTCAGTTAAAAGATAATACAAAAGCAAAATTTTTAGACAATCAAATAAATAATATAAATAAAAAAATAAAGAAAAACAGCCCGTTGTACAGAGCTCAGATAGATACATATCTTTATTTGCAAAAAAAGACTTTAATGACAACTTAAATGAGTACGTAAAAAAATTATTTAACTTTTCTGATAAAACCGAGAATTCCTAATGCTGTTAACTCTTTACCAATTACATTATCTTTTTTAAACCTGACAGATACTTTATATACCTCAGATTTATTACATAAAAAGTCAAAATATTTCATGTTTTTCCCGTTAATATAGGTACTTTTTAAAGGAGCAGTTTCCGGGACAGAATCACTGTAAAGCTTCATTACGATATCTCTTTGAGAATCACAACATATAGCAAATCTGTATTCAGTACCATTCATTAAATAAACTTCCCATTCTTTTCCGTTAGGATCTTCTTTAGTTTTGCGTTTTTCTTGCGAGATATCAAAATCATTTAAAAATATAATACTGTCTCCGAAAAATTGGGCACATTTAAATACTCTGTTCCTTTCATCAAACTGTCCGAAACCGTCTGAGTAAAAAAACAGTAAACTTATTAATAATATGAAAATCTTTTTTTTCAAAAATCCAGGCTAATTTAACATAACTAATTAATGTTATAAATTATTATGCAAAACAATAAAATATATTCTGAAAAACAAACAACCATATAGTTTACATTTGTAACTATACAGTAAAGACCGTCGAATATGTTAAAAATACAATATTTAAAACTACGCATAATAATCTTAATATCTGCACTATACTTAAACAGTATAAAGGAATAATTCAGCTATAAAGCATTATTTGCTTATAATCTACATTAAATTAATAACATATAACACTTAAACAATTATTAATCAGTTATTTTTATAGTTTATATCATGTAATTAATCAATATGTAAATTACCGGCATCTTTTGCTGTATGGTTATATTTAATCCATCCGGAACAAGTCACTACCTATATAAACAAGTTACATACATAATCTGAATAGACTTAATAGCGACTAATATAGGCATTGCAGCGTAGTTACAGCTGTCACACACGGCAATACATGTGTAAACATACCAAAAATTAACATTCGTAACTCTTCCGTGCAGCTGTTTACATCACTAATGTCAGAAAATTGTTTGTAGTATAGAAAAAATATTATATATTCGTATTACATTACTATATTATGTACTTTCAGGTGTGTTTACGGTTGTAACATATCCTTTTGGTTTTGTTTATATTATCATTGATTACACTTGTAACTTATGAAAAACCGTATTAAATTGATAATTGAGAATGAAGATATCTCTTACAGTAAATTTGCCGATTTATTAGGTGTCGAGCGTTCCGGAATTTCACATATTATTAATGGTCGAAATAAACCGAGTTTAGAGATTGTTCAAAAAATACTGGAAACTTTCAGCTATATTAATACAGACTGGCTCCTATTCGGTAAAGGGAGCATGAAAAATACAAAATATACAGAAATACAGGGAGACTTATTTTCTAAAAAAGATGATAAAGCGGTTGAAACTGAGAATGTTAAGCAAAAAAAAGAGAAAATTAACTCAATTTCTGAGAAAATCATTGATGACAGTATGAAAAAAGAAAAAATAATGCCTTCTCCGAAAGATAATTCACAAGAGAAAATAATTAAAAAAATAGTAATCTTATATTCTGATAAAACATTTATTGAATATTTGCCGGAATAATTTTTTCTTAATTATCTTTTAAACTGCCGAAATTAATTCTAAAAAGTTTATTTTTGATTTTTAATCAATTATATATTATTGGAAAAACAAGTTGCAAAATATATTAATTCACAGAACCTATTCTCAAGAAAAGATAAAATTCTTATTGCATTGAGCGGCGGATGCGATTCTGTTGCTCTTACTCATTTATTAGAAAAATTAAATTATAAAATTACACTTGCACATTGCAACTTCAACTTACGTGCACACGAATCTGATACAGATGAATTGTTTGTTAAAAAATTAGCCGAAAAATTAAAAATTCAACTATTCACAAAAAGCTTTGAAACTAAAGAATTTGCCGACAGTAATAACTTCTCGATCGAAGAAGCAGCAAGAATATTACGCTATAATTGGTTTGAAGAAATTCGCCTAAAAGAAAGCCTTGATTATATTGCCACAGCCCATCATTTAGATGATAAAATTGAAACTTTTTTTATAAATCTGATTGCAGGAACGGGTATTAAAGGCATCCGCAGCATTAAAGAAAAAAATAATAAAATTGTAAGACCTCTCCTTTTTGCGAAAAAAAATGAAATTGAATTGTGGTGTAAGAAAAACTCAATTGAATACAGAACCGATAAAAGTAATTATGATACCAAGTTCATTCGCAATAAATTAAGACACAAAGTTATACCGATAATAAAAGAAATAAACCCCTCTTTTTCGGATACTATGCTGAAAAACTTTGATATTTTCTCAGAGTTTGAAAAAATTTATAATAATTATGTCCATAATGCTGCAAACAAAATAATCTCTTATCGTAATAATCTCATTTTTTTAAACATAGAGCAGCTTAAAAGAGAAGATGCCCCCATAAGCTCATTATTTGAAATATTAACTGCTTACGGCTTTAATTCCGCACAAACAATTAATATTTTTAAGCATATAGATACCATGCAAAGCGGAAAAATATTTATTTCAGAAAGTTATAGGCTCATTAAAGACAGAGCACATCTAATAATTAAAAAGAATACAAAAAATAACAATACAGAATACCAAATTAATTCAGTAAAAAAACACATTAGCTCTCCCCTCCCCTTAAAGATTGATATACAGCCAAATACTCCTCAATTTAATATCTTAAAAGAAAAAAACATTGCATATTTTGATGCAGATAAAGTTAAATTTCCGCTTATCCTCAGAAATAAAAAAAAAGGAGATTACTTTTATCCTTTCGGTATGAAAGGTAAGAAGCCCCTAAGTGACTATTTTACTGATATTAAATTAAATATATTTGAAAAGGAAGAATGTTACTTATTAGTTTCCGGTAAAGATATTTTATGGATTATAGGTTACAGAACAGATGACAGATATAAAATTACCGAAAAAACAAAAAGAGTTTTAATAATCAAACAAGGGTAGTTTAATAATCTCATCAGTTGTTTTCCCGGCATCTACAATGTATTCAGCCTGTAAATAATACAACTCTCTTATTTTTAGTGTATCATTCAAATATTTAAAGATTTCTTTATCTGTTTTATCTTTAAGCAAAGGTCTGGTTATATTATCTGCTTTTATTCTGTGCATCAAAGTTTGAACAGAAGCTCTTAAATAAATAGTTATACCGCTATTTTTCATTAGATTAATACTGTCAAAATAACACGGCATTCCGCCTCCTGTTGCTAA contains the following coding sequences:
- the tilS gene encoding tRNA lysidine(34) synthetase TilS — encoded protein: MEKQVAKYINSQNLFSRKDKILIALSGGCDSVALTHLLEKLNYKITLAHCNFNLRAHESDTDELFVKKLAEKLKIQLFTKSFETKEFADSNNFSIEEAARILRYNWFEEIRLKESLDYIATAHHLDDKIETFFINLIAGTGIKGIRSIKEKNNKIVRPLLFAKKNEIELWCKKNSIEYRTDKSNYDTKFIRNKLRHKVIPIIKEINPSFSDTMLKNFDIFSEFEKIYNNYVHNAANKIISYRNNLIFLNIEQLKREDAPISSLFEILTAYGFNSAQTINIFKHIDTMQSGKIFISESYRLIKDRAHLIIKKNTKNNNTEYQINSVKKHISSPLPLKIDIQPNTPQFNILKEKNIAYFDADKVKFPLILRNKKKGDYFYPFGMKGKKPLSDYFTDIKLNIFEKEECYLLVSGKDILWIIGYRTDDRYKITEKTKRVLIIKQG
- a CDS encoding shikimate kinase, whose translation is MRIILTGMPGSGKSTIASRIARLKGLQFIDSDYYIEQKYNLTIEEIFRKFNENRFREFEYSALKEIIKNDNFILATGGGMPCYFDSINLMKNSGITIYLRASVQTLMHRIKADNITRPLLKDKTDKEIFKYLNDTLKIRELYYLQAEYIVDAGKTTDEIIKLPLFDY
- a CDS encoding helix-turn-helix domain-containing protein, translating into MKNRIKLIIENEDISYSKFADLLGVERSGISHIINGRNKPSLEIVQKILETFSYINTDWLLFGKGSMKNTKYTEIQGDLFSKKDDKAVETENVKQKKEKINSISEKIIDDSMKKEKIMPSPKDNSQEKIIKKIVILYSDKTFIEYLPE